The DNA segment GGCAAAGCCCACGCTGCAAACGACCGGAAACTGCGCCATGCGTCCATCGGCGTGGGCCGAAGAGGCGCCGAGGACTTGGCCGCGCTCACAAGCCATCCGGGCATCGAGATCGTGGCCCTCTGCGATGTCGACCAGAACTACCTGGAAGAGGCTGCCAAGCTCTACCCCAAGGCAAGACGGTACCGCGATTGGCGGGAAATGCTGGAGAAAGAACGTGACCGGATTGACTCCATCAACGCCACCGTCCCCAACCACATGCACGCGCCAATCTCGATGACCGCAATGCAAATGGGCAAGCACGTCTATTGCCAGAAACCCCTGACTCACAGCATCTACGAGTCGCGCCGGCTCGCCGAAGAGGCGGCCCGCAGGCCTGAACTGGTGACCCAGATGGGCGTCCAAACCCATTCAAGCGGGGGATACCGCACCGCAGTGGCCATGATCCAGTTCGGGATCATCGGTAAGGTCAAGGAGGTGCACTCGTGGGATATCGTCAGGTATCATTACACCGGCGCCGTCACCAACCCCCCGATGCGGCGCCGCCCCGATCGCGTGGACAAAGTCCCGGATTCGCTGGACTGGAACCTCTGGCTGGGCGTGGCCCCCGAACGGCCTTACGTCAAGGACATCTACCACACCCGGTTCTGGCGCCGCTGGCATGATTTCGGCGGCGGCGCCCATGGCGATATGGGCGGCCACATGATGGACGTCGTATTCACCGCCTTGGAGCTGACTTCGCCGATGTGGGTCCTGAGCCATCGAAGCCCTCCCTACGAGGAAACCTTCGCCCCGAACAACAAGGTGCAATACCACTTCCCCAGGACAAAGTACACTACCGGCGACATCGACTACTACTGGTACGACACGGGCCCTGTCGACGCCAAGAGCAGCTGGCCGATTGACCAGAGCAAGGAACTCCCCGAGGACGGTTCGATGTTCGTGGGTGAGAAGGGCTACATGTTCCTGCCGCATTCCGGCTCGCCCCAGCTTCTGCCCGGGGATGAATTGAAGGGCGCTGCCGAACAGTTCAATAAACAGGTCGGTCCGGTGAAGGGACGCGAGGTCGATCACTATCACCAGTTCATCGATGCCTGCCTGGGCAAGGGAAAAACCACCACGCCGTTCGCCTACTCCGGCCTCTTGACCGAAAGCGTGCTGATGGGCACGGTGGTCAACCGTTTCCCAATGGAGAAACTGATCTGGGATGCCAAGGGGCTGCAGTTCACCAACAAGCCGGAGGCCAACAAGTACCTTCGCCGCGCCTATCGCGATGGCTGGCATGTCGATGGACTCGGATGAGTGCCGTCCCCGGAAGCCCGCAACTGCTGAGGAGAGCCCGCAACTGCTGAGGAGAGATCCAGCATGAAAACGCTTGCATCCACTGTCGTCCTGTTGGCCTGCTTCGGCTGCACCTCAGAGTCCCCCGGCCCGGCAAGCCGGCCGGCCGACAAACCAACGCCCGTGATCCTCTTCCTGGTCAGCGAGGACCCCAGCAACTACAAGGCCCACGAGACCATCCCCCGTTTTGCCGACGTCCTCCAGAAGGAGTGCGGATTCAAGTGTACCGTGATCCGGGGCGAGGGTGAACCCCAGGCATTCCGGTTCCCCGGCCTGGAGACCATTCGCGAAGCCGACCTGGTCGTCATCTTCTTCCGTCGCCGAGCTCTGCCCTCGGAGCAACTCGCGTGGATACGATCTCATCTGCAGGCGGGCCGACCTTTGATCGGGATCCGCACCGCCAACCACGCGTTTTCCGTGCAAGGCGACGTGGCCGCAGGTCATGACCAATGGTGGGAGTTCGTCCCGCAGGTGCTGGGCTGCGAGAACCGCGGC comes from the Phycisphaerae bacterium genome and includes:
- a CDS encoding Gfo/Idh/MocA family oxidoreductase yields the protein MRTARTTRRTFIKQAAVAGAVGPLILAGKAHAANDRKLRHASIGVGRRGAEDLAALTSHPGIEIVALCDVDQNYLEEAAKLYPKARRYRDWREMLEKERDRIDSINATVPNHMHAPISMTAMQMGKHVYCQKPLTHSIYESRRLAEEAARRPELVTQMGVQTHSSGGYRTAVAMIQFGIIGKVKEVHSWDIVRYHYTGAVTNPPMRRRPDRVDKVPDSLDWNLWLGVAPERPYVKDIYHTRFWRRWHDFGGGAHGDMGGHMMDVVFTALELTSPMWVLSHRSPPYEETFAPNNKVQYHFPRTKYTTGDIDYYWYDTGPVDAKSSWPIDQSKELPEDGSMFVGEKGYMFLPHSGSPQLLPGDELKGAAEQFNKQVGPVKGREVDHYHQFIDACLGKGKTTTPFAYSGLLTESVLMGTVVNRFPMEKLIWDAKGLQFTNKPEANKYLRRAYRDGWHVDGLG
- a CDS encoding ThuA domain-containing protein — translated: MKTLASTVVLLACFGCTSESPGPASRPADKPTPVILFLVSEDPSNYKAHETIPRFADVLQKECGFKCTVIRGEGEPQAFRFPGLETIREADLVVIFFRRRALPSEQLAWIRSHLQAGRPLIGIRTANHAFSVQGDVAAGHDQWWEFVPQVLGCENRGYGPEASGTEVTVVSDATRHPVLKEVRPDRWHAEGSLYLVKPLADPNATVLLTGSAGDKTEPVAWTRMCGSSRIFYTSLGFPTDFEQPPFRRLLVNAVYWALKRPAP